From a region of the Pseudanabaena sp. ABRG5-3 genome:
- a CDS encoding S-(hydroxymethyl)glutathione dehydrogenase/class III alcohol dehydrogenase, protein MDVKAAVAFAAGQPLKIETVQLDPPKAGEVLVEIKATGVCHTDAFTLSGDDPEGLFPAILGHEGAGVVVEVGAGVTSLKAGDRVIPLYTPECRNCSYCLSGKTNLCQAIRVTQGQGLMPDGTSRFSINGEKIHHYMGTSTFANYTVLPEIALAKIRDDAPFEKVCYIGCGVTTGIGAVINTAKVEVGSNVVIFGLGGIGLNVIQACRMVGANMIVGVDINPKKRALAEKMGMTHFVNPLEVEGDLVPYLVDLTKGGADYTFECIGRTQTMRQALECCHKGWGVSVIVGVAGAGQEISTRPFQLVTGRVWKGTAFGGAKGRTDVPKIVDWYMEGKIDIDSLITNVMPIEQINEAFDMMHRGDAIRTVLTF, encoded by the coding sequence ATGGACGTAAAAGCCGCAGTCGCCTTCGCCGCAGGACAACCCCTCAAAATTGAGACCGTACAACTAGATCCCCCCAAAGCAGGAGAAGTCCTTGTCGAGATCAAAGCCACAGGAGTCTGTCACACCGACGCATTTACCCTCTCAGGAGATGACCCCGAAGGACTATTTCCCGCCATCCTCGGACATGAAGGCGCAGGTGTCGTTGTCGAAGTCGGTGCAGGTGTTACCTCTCTCAAAGCAGGCGATCGCGTCATTCCCCTCTACACCCCCGAATGTCGCAACTGCTCCTACTGTCTCAGTGGAAAAACCAACCTCTGCCAAGCAATTCGCGTTACCCAAGGTCAAGGCTTAATGCCCGATGGAACCAGCCGCTTCTCGATTAATGGCGAAAAAATCCATCATTATATGGGAACCTCCACCTTTGCAAATTACACAGTTCTCCCTGAAATTGCCCTCGCCAAAATCCGCGATGATGCCCCCTTCGAGAAAGTCTGCTACATCGGCTGCGGAGTCACGACTGGCATCGGTGCAGTCATTAATACTGCCAAAGTCGAAGTTGGTTCCAATGTCGTGATCTTTGGTCTAGGAGGCATCGGTTTAAACGTGATCCAAGCATGTCGCATGGTCGGCGCAAACATGATCGTCGGCGTAGATATTAATCCAAAAAAACGCGCCCTTGCCGAAAAGATGGGCATGACCCATTTTGTGAATCCTTTAGAAGTAGAAGGCGATCTCGTTCCCTATCTCGTTGACCTAACTAAAGGCGGTGCAGACTACACCTTTGAATGTATCGGCAGAACCCAAACCATGCGCCAAGCTCTCGAATGCTGTCACAAAGGTTGGGGTGTCAGCGTGATTGTCGGTGTCGCAGGCGCAGGACAAGAAATCAGCACCAGACCATTCCAATTAGTCACAGGTCGAGTCTGGAAAGGTACAGCCTTTGGTGGCGCAAAAGGACGGACTGATGTTCCCAAAATTGTCGATTGGTACATGGAAGGTAAAATCGATATTGATAGTTTGATTACGAATGTAATGCCGATTGAGCAGATCAATGAGGCTTTCGATATGATGCACAGAGGCGATGCAATTCGGACTGTACTCACATTCTAA
- a CDS encoding superoxide dismutase, giving the protein MAFELPPLPYAQDALAASGMSAETLSFHYGKHHKAYVDNLNNLIKDTDLADKSLEEIIKISYKEGKAGIFNNAAQVWNHTFYWNGIKPAGGGAPTGALLDAINASFGSLDNFKTEFKNAGATQFGSGWAWLVAEGGTLKITKTPNAENPLIHEGQVPLLTMDVWEHAYYLDFQNSRPNFMANFVEKLINWDFVAANFAAV; this is encoded by the coding sequence ATGGCATTTGAACTCCCACCTTTACCCTATGCCCAAGATGCTCTTGCAGCTTCGGGTATGTCTGCTGAGACCCTATCATTTCACTATGGTAAGCACCATAAAGCGTATGTTGACAACCTCAACAACCTGATTAAAGATACCGATCTTGCTGACAAATCCTTAGAAGAAATCATCAAGATTAGCTACAAAGAAGGCAAAGCTGGAATCTTCAATAACGCAGCTCAAGTTTGGAATCATACCTTCTACTGGAATGGTATTAAGCCTGCTGGTGGCGGCGCTCCTACTGGTGCTTTGTTGGATGCTATCAATGCGAGCTTTGGTAGCTTGGATAACTTTAAGACCGAATTTAAAAATGCTGGTGCAACTCAATTTGGTAGCGGCTGGGCATGGCTCGTTGCTGAAGGCGGTACATTGAAAATCACCAAGACTCCTAACGCTGAAAATCCTTTGATCCATGAAGGTCAAGTTCCTTTGTTGACTATGGATGTTTGGGAACATGCTTACTATTTGGACTTCCAAAATAGCCGTCCTAACTTCATGGCTAACTTTGTTGAAAAGCTAATCAACTGGGATTTTGTCGCTGCTAACTTCGCGGCTGTCTAG
- the msrB gene encoding peptide-methionine (R)-S-oxide reductase MsrB — MKKRDLLITGIALIGGAWLLKSWRSPSIHSEDSQDLAIAVDLDINSTKATKKYPIMKTEEEWKQILTPEQFKVLRKHGTERAFTSPLDKEYGKGTYNCAGCDLPLFTSDTKFNSGTGWPSFFQPIEGAIATTVDNSFFMKRIEVHCSRCGGHLGHVFNDGPKPTGQRYCMNGVSLKFIPS; from the coding sequence ATGAAGAAAAGAGATTTACTAATAACGGGAATTGCCCTAATCGGTGGCGCATGGCTCTTGAAATCTTGGCGATCGCCATCTATCCATTCGGAAGATTCCCAAGACTTGGCGATCGCCGTAGACTTAGATATAAACTCAACTAAAGCAACCAAGAAATATCCAATTATGAAAACCGAAGAAGAATGGAAGCAAATCCTCACGCCAGAGCAATTTAAAGTTTTACGCAAGCATGGCACTGAGCGAGCCTTTACTAGTCCCCTAGATAAGGAATATGGCAAGGGTACTTACAACTGTGCAGGTTGCGATTTGCCACTGTTTACATCAGATACAAAATTCAATAGTGGCACGGGCTGGCCGAGCTTTTTTCAGCCTATCGAAGGAGCGATCGCCACTACGGTTGACAATTCATTCTTCATGAAGCGTATTGAAGTTCATTGCAGTCGATGCGGTGGTCATTTAGGTCATGTCTTTAATGATGGACCGAAACCAACTGGACAACGCTATTGCATGAATGGCGTATCCCTCAAATTTATTCCTAGCTAA
- a CDS encoding DUF3769 domain-containing protein, producing the protein MDFLPLPSSQLPPSNYAEVRQERSQRTLASTPALNDHIATRFAVELPIEVRSQLELFLESLPDPDAIARKLIQSTKVAQVGPIKPNSLPKPKPKDKPRPVLPPPQGEILNVVSDRQEYDINTQVFVAEGKVVIKYKKSELIADRVQLNTKSQEVIADGNVFFTRGNQKIRGTKLTYNYGTVKGELLKASGAVDLGTLVSSEVSRTPAEIATNSITISATGSGDTAEGQVRRFGFIADRLILDGDNWTAENLRVTNDPFSPPELELVTSKATLTPISATQSRLELESPRIFFDQGFSLPFPVNSVIIDRFQRFAPALVGFDKRDRDGVFYQQSFDVVTQPNLSFQVSPQILLQRALSSSNILGFDIFGVVATLNGAFDNGQSLSARASLSGLNISKLDSVLRANASYRVPVFGDYTLLSQYAFRDQIFNGSLGFQDVNNLLGTTLLSPNYVLGDSKISLSYQISAQLVGALRSDIQPNEVSSLIRVQGAAIVSRAFPLLRGEPAPAEKESGLRFSPKPIVPRLDAVVVLQGVNSFYSNGANQAALFGTLGLSGEVGNFAKDFLDYTGFSVSYTQAFSSGVSPFFFDRIADTRTLTAGIVQQIYGPIRVGIQQSWSLDTGNLFDSVYSLEYARRTYSVIVRYNPNQGLGEFLLRISDFNWTRPPSNVTNVQNGIEQRN; encoded by the coding sequence ATGGACTTTTTACCACTACCTTCATCACAACTGCCGCCTAGCAACTATGCTGAGGTAAGACAGGAACGCTCTCAACGCACGCTAGCATCGACGCCAGCGCTAAACGATCATATCGCGACGAGATTTGCCGTTGAATTGCCGATTGAGGTGCGATCGCAACTTGAGCTTTTTCTGGAATCTTTGCCCGATCCCGACGCGATCGCAAGGAAATTGATCCAATCGACTAAAGTGGCTCAAGTCGGACCAATTAAGCCTAATAGTCTACCGAAACCTAAGCCTAAGGATAAGCCTCGTCCTGTTTTACCACCACCTCAGGGGGAGATCTTAAACGTTGTTAGCGATCGCCAAGAATATGACATTAATACACAGGTATTTGTGGCTGAAGGCAAGGTTGTAATTAAGTATAAAAAATCAGAATTAATAGCTGATCGGGTTCAATTAAATACTAAGAGCCAAGAAGTAATTGCGGATGGGAATGTATTTTTTACCCGTGGTAATCAAAAGATTCGGGGTACAAAACTTACATATAACTATGGCACTGTTAAAGGGGAGCTACTTAAGGCTTCGGGAGCTGTTGACCTTGGTACTTTAGTCAGTTCTGAAGTGTCACGAACACCTGCGGAAATAGCTACTAACTCAATTACTATATCGGCAACAGGCTCAGGTGATACTGCTGAAGGACAGGTACGCCGCTTTGGATTTATCGCTGATCGGTTAATTTTGGATGGCGACAATTGGACAGCCGAAAATTTGCGCGTTACGAATGATCCCTTTAGCCCACCTGAATTAGAGTTAGTCACTAGCAAAGCCACTTTAACCCCGATTTCCGCAACTCAAAGTCGTCTCGAATTAGAATCTCCTAGAATCTTTTTTGATCAAGGATTTTCACTGCCATTTCCAGTTAACAGTGTCATTATCGATCGATTTCAGCGGTTTGCTCCTGCCCTAGTGGGCTTTGACAAACGCGATCGCGATGGTGTTTTCTATCAACAAAGTTTTGATGTCGTTACTCAACCGAATTTAAGTTTTCAAGTATCGCCACAAATCCTATTGCAGAGAGCCTTGTCTAGCTCCAATATCTTGGGTTTTGATATCTTTGGGGTTGTTGCGACCCTAAATGGTGCTTTTGACAATGGACAGAGTTTATCCGCGAGAGCTAGTTTATCAGGACTAAACATATCGAAACTTGATTCGGTACTGAGGGCTAATGCTAGCTATCGAGTGCCTGTGTTTGGCGATTATACATTGCTATCACAGTATGCTTTTCGCGATCAGATTTTCAATGGTTCGTTAGGGTTTCAAGATGTAAATAATCTTTTAGGAACTACTTTACTATCACCAAATTACGTTCTTGGAGATTCCAAAATATCTTTAAGCTATCAAATTTCCGCTCAGCTTGTTGGTGCATTACGATCTGATATACAGCCTAATGAGGTTAGTTCATTAATCCGTGTGCAAGGTGCTGCGATTGTAAGTCGAGCATTTCCCTTGCTGCGTGGTGAGCCAGCGCCAGCCGAAAAGGAGTCAGGATTACGTTTCTCTCCCAAACCGATTGTACCAAGGCTTGATGCCGTTGTAGTTTTGCAAGGTGTTAACTCTTTTTATTCCAATGGAGCCAATCAAGCTGCACTATTTGGAACTTTAGGTTTGTCTGGGGAAGTTGGGAATTTTGCGAAGGATTTTCTTGACTATACGGGGTTTTCCGTCAGTTATACTCAAGCCTTTTCGAGTGGTGTTTCGCCATTCTTCTTTGATCGAATTGCTGATACTCGAACGCTTACCGCAGGTATAGTACAGCAGATCTATGGACCAATTCGTGTTGGGATTCAGCAAAGTTGGAGTCTTGATACTGGTAACTTATTTGATTCTGTCTATTCTCTAGAATATGCAAGGCGTACCTATTCAGTAATTGTCAGATACAATCCTAATCAAGGTCTGGGTGAATTTCTGTTGCGAATCAGTGATTTTAATTGGACACGTCCTCCTTCTAATGTAACCAATGTTCAGAATGGAATTGAACAGCGTAATTAG